From the Osmerus eperlanus chromosome 21, fOsmEpe2.1, whole genome shotgun sequence genome, one window contains:
- the LOC134007159 gene encoding ras-related protein M-Ras-like isoform X1 has protein sequence MATSAVPSDNLPTYKLVVVGDGGVGKSALTIQFFQKIFVPDYDPTIEDSYLKHTEIDSQWAILDVLDTAGQEEFSAMREQYMRTGDGFLIVFSVTDKASFEHVDRFHQLILRVKDRESFPIVLVANKVDLLHLRKISSDQGKEMASKHDIAYIETSAKDPPMNIDKAFHELVRVIRQEIPDRTQKKKKKTKWRSERSTGPHRHHCVIL, from the exons gtggtgggggatgggggcgtaGGGAAGAGTGCTCTCACCATCCAGTTTTTTCAGAAGATCTTTGTCCCTGATTATGACCCTACCATCGAGGATTCTTATCTGAAACACACTGAGATTGATAGCCAGTGGGCTATCTTAGATG TTCTGGACACTGCTGGCCAGGAGGAGTTTAGCGCCATGAGGGAACAATACATGAGGACAGGCGATGGCTTCCTCATAGTGTTCTCTGTTACAGACAAGGCCAGCTTTGAGCATGTGGATCGCTTCCACCAGCTCATCCTCAGGGTGAAAGACAG GGAATCTTTCCCTATCGTTCTAGTGGCAAATAAAGTGGACTTGTTGCACTTACGGAAAATCTCCAGTGACCAGGGGAAGGAAATGGCTTCTAAACATGAT ATAGCTTACATTGAAACAAGTGCCAAGGACCCTCCCATGAACATTGACAAGGCTTTTCACGAGCTTGTCAGAGTCATCAG GCAGGAGATCCCAGACAGGacccagaagaagaagaagaaaaccaaGTGGCGCTCCGAGAGATCCACCGGACCTCACAGACACCACTGTGTCATCCTATGA
- the LOC134007159 gene encoding ras-related protein M-Ras-like isoform X2, with protein sequence MREQYMRTGDGFLIVFSVTDKASFEHVDRFHQLILRVKDRESFPIVLVANKVDLLHLRKISSDQGKEMASKHDIAYIETSAKDPPMNIDKAFHELVRVIRQEIPDRTQKKKKKTKWRSERSTGPHRHHCVIL encoded by the exons ATGAGGGAACAATACATGAGGACAGGCGATGGCTTCCTCATAGTGTTCTCTGTTACAGACAAGGCCAGCTTTGAGCATGTGGATCGCTTCCACCAGCTCATCCTCAGGGTGAAAGACAG GGAATCTTTCCCTATCGTTCTAGTGGCAAATAAAGTGGACTTGTTGCACTTACGGAAAATCTCCAGTGACCAGGGGAAGGAAATGGCTTCTAAACATGAT ATAGCTTACATTGAAACAAGTGCCAAGGACCCTCCCATGAACATTGACAAGGCTTTTCACGAGCTTGTCAGAGTCATCAG GCAGGAGATCCCAGACAGGacccagaagaagaagaagaaaaccaaGTGGCGCTCCGAGAGATCCACCGGACCTCACAGACACCACTGTGTCATCCTATGA